The nucleotide sequence TGGAGAACCTTTAGATGTATTAATGTTCTGTGTTCTTTGTGTGGAGAACCCTCACCTGAACCAAAACGCCTGGAACAATCTGGAGAAACTGTGCCGCTCTCTGACCAAGTCGTTCATGAACGTGTACGTGTGCACAGGGCCGCTCTACCTGCCCAGGTAACGCTTTgattcttcttctgtggtgtctGAGTGCTGAGTGGGCGGGGCTACAGAATGACATCAGGTGTGTGTTCCAGGCAGGAGGCTGATGGGAAACTCTATGTTAGATACCAAGTGTTAGGACGAAACCACGTCGCCGTGCCAACGCACTTCTTCAAGGTGAGTCCACCTGTCTGATGAcgacggtgatgatgatggtgatgaaggtGCTGACCTGGCGTCTGATTAGTGCACCTGTCCTGTGTGTCCTCAGGTGTTGATCTTGGAGCAGGTGGACGGCAGAGGGGTGGAGCTTCGGTCGTACGTTTTACCAAACGAACCAATCGATGAGAAGATTCCTCTTGAGCGTTTCCTGGTTCCCATAGAAACCATAGAGAGAGCGTCAGGACTCCAGTTTGTCC is from Plectropomus leopardus isolate mb unplaced genomic scaffold, YSFRI_Pleo_2.0 unplaced_scaffold83284, whole genome shotgun sequence and encodes:
- the LOC121940311 gene encoding LOW QUALITY PROTEIN: endonuclease G, mitochondrial-like (The sequence of the model RefSeq protein was modified relative to this genomic sequence to represent the inferred CDS: deleted 2 bases in 1 codon), producing the protein MFCVLCVENPHLNQNAWNNLEKLCRSLTKSFMNVYVCTGPLYLPRQEADGKLYVRYQVLGRNHVAVPTHFFKVLILEQVDGRGVELRSYVLPNEPIDEKIPLERFLVPIETIERASGLQFVPNIMKRTSSLQAIAAIDCSSHNAPVSPSISAR